In Excalfactoria chinensis isolate bCotChi1 chromosome 5, bCotChi1.hap2, whole genome shotgun sequence, a single genomic region encodes these proteins:
- the GARIN2 gene encoding Golgi-associated RAB2 interactor protein 2, whose product MHCDATNYALLELGEFQWAPQRDYHTLVLSFCKTSSEFGVKEIISSQKSIMGDLQRLLNQGEYALFASAPMLESSFVQINQRGELINLHNRPTCMTIGICAANSPMPSGILLAHKVPVSPQEIMANLQKFSKPPSQVEQLALSRFLPLKFVELSVHNTDKKQLMLKLVNGRSYYLELCAPPHQQQQQFHHWLKLISLLKSSEDTSNTNDNTICEDSGTSHKKAPSPENPTDNSNNSNPKTEEEVVTEQTPSNQVPHSGSVGPTEKERERAMGTGTERASFSSSKETIRAENTMQSKNKDPLDTVKRRSKETRKSRTEKTKSKKEKTKSKKEKTSHSSELASGLLAIPSPLFSP is encoded by the exons ATGCATTGTGATGCCACCAATTATGCACTTCTAGAGCTGGGAGAATTCCAGTGGGCACCACAGAGGGATTACCATACTCTTGTCCTCTCCTTCT GCAAAACAAGTAGTGAGTTTGGTGTTAAAGAGATTATATCAAGCCAGAAATCCATCATGGGTGACCTCCAGAGACTTCTTAACCAAGGAGAATATGCTCTTTTTGCTTCTGCTCCCATgttggaaagcagctttgttcag ATTAACCAAAGAGGGGAACTGATTAATCTCCATAATCGACCAACCTGCATGACCATTGGCATCTGTGCTGCTAATTCACCAATGCCCAGTGGAATTCTGCTAGCACACAAGGTGCCCGTGTCCCCACAGGAAATAATGGCAAATCTCCAGAAATTCTCAAAGCCTCCGTCTCAAGTTGAACAGCTAGCACTCAGCAG gTTCTTGCCCTTGAAGTTTGTAGAACTCTCTGTTCACAACACAGATAAGAAACAACTCATGTTAAAATTAGTAAATGGCCGTTCCTATTATCTAGAGCTCTGTGCTCCACCGcatcaacagcagcagcaattccACCACTGGTTGAAGCTAATCTCTCTGCTGAAAAGTTCAGAAGATACAAGCAATACCAATGACAACACAATATGTGAGGATTCTGGTACGAGTCACAAGAAAGCTCCCAGCCCCGAGAACCCAACAGACAAT AGCAACAACTCTAACCccaaaacagaggaagaagttGTTACTGAACAAACCCCCTCCAACCAAGTTCCCCACTCAGGTAGTGTGGGTcccacagaaaaggaaagggaaagggcaatgggaacaggaacagaaagagcaTCCTTCAGCAGCTCCAAGGAAACAATCAGAGCAGAAAACACCATGCAGTCAAAGAATAAAGATCCTCTGGATACAGTAAAAcgcagaagcaaagaaacaaggaaaagcaG gacagagaaaacaaaatcaaaaaaagagaaaacaaaatcaaaaaaagagaaaacatcgCACTCTTCAG AGCTGGCCAGTGGGCTGCTTGCAATTCCTTCACCATTGTTCTCTCCTTAA